Part of the Methanobrevibacter boviskoreani JH1 genome is shown below.
AATCCTTATTTAATAGAATATTTAGGGGGTTTATTATGGATGATGAAATTTATTTTACACTGACTGCTTTAAACATGTTTCATGGTGTAAAACCTTTCAGAATAGGTTCTATTGTTAAACTTGTAAAAGATTATGAGAATACCTATGATTTGGAAGCAATTAGGGCTGAACTAAGATATGCAGGTCCTTCAGCATATGTTGCAAATAGTGTGAAGACGGTTGTTAAAGGAACGATGAGTTCTGGAAGACTTTATGATAAGATTTTGGAAGAGGATTATGGTGTTGTAAAATTCATTTTCGATAATGTAGTAATTTGTAAGTTATTAACTAGTGAGGAGTTAGACGCTGAGAAATCTAATCCCGAAAGTGATGTGAATTTTATTTAATCTAAATTTGTTAAATTTTAATTATAGGGGGAAATTAAATGGATAAGACTTTAAATGATTATTTTAGTAATCTCTCATATTTGGATGTTCAATCTTTTAAAAATATTTCAATAATCGGTGTTAAAACAGTTACATCTAATGATAAAATCGTTGATTTATTACCATTAAAGAAGGGTTTGGATTTGGGCCTTGTTACAATTTCAGAATGTGAGGACGGTCCTAGTGTCAATAGGGTATCTGTTAAAAATAATGCCGTAACTCCATTACTTATTCTTGATGGTGAGGAGTTAATGGGGGCTAAGCAGAATAGAATTGCAAACAATACTTATATTATACCTGCAAAGACTAGGATGGATATAGGGGTTTCATGTACTGAGGAAGGTAGGTGGAGTTCTTCTTTCAGTGACTTTAAATATTCCGACCATTTCGCATCTTCATCAGTTAGAAGGGCTAAGTCTGAAGAGATTTATAAGTCCCTTAATAGGGATGGAACAAGATCTCCTAATCAATCTAGAGTTTGGAGCGAGATCAATGACGAAATCTATTCCCTTGATGTTGAATCAGATACATCAGCACTAAGGGATATGTATACTATAAATAAAAATAGGTTTGAGGAGTATCAGAGTCACTTTCCTATTCAGGAAAATCAGACGGGTTCTATTATTTTCATCAATGGTAAACTGGTAGGTGTTGAATTGTTCCATGATAGCAATTTATATAAAAATTATCATGATAAGATAGTAGAAAGTTATATACCTAATGCCATAAAGTCTGGGGGTGAAACTTTAGCCAAAGTAGATTATGATGTTTTATTAAAAGATTTTATTGATAATATCTTGGATTCAAATCCTGAGTCATTTGATATTCATGGTTTAAATGATGAGTATAGAATTGATGATGAAAACATTACTGGCTCTATTACTCTTTTGGATGATGATATAATCAGCTCATCCTTATTTAAAAAAGTAGAGTCTTGATTTTTGATTTTTTAATAATACTTTTTAAAAATTATTTTATTTTTTTTTTAAAATTATTTTTTTTTAGTGATTTTCATTTTTTTAAAGTATTGTATTATTTTTTATGGGTATCCGGGAATTATTTTTTAATTTTTTTTTAAAGTCTAGAAATCTTTTTATAAATAGAATAATAAAGTATTTTTACTTATGGATTTAGGTATAAATTAATATTTATTTTAATAAATTCTATTTTTTTATAGT
Proteins encoded:
- a CDS encoding ARPP-1 family domain-containing protein, with amino-acid sequence MDKTLNDYFSNLSYLDVQSFKNISIIGVKTVTSNDKIVDLLPLKKGLDLGLVTISECEDGPSVNRVSVKNNAVTPLLILDGEELMGAKQNRIANNTYIIPAKTRMDIGVSCTEEGRWSSSFSDFKYSDHFASSSVRRAKSEEIYKSLNRDGTRSPNQSRVWSEINDEIYSLDVESDTSALRDMYTINKNRFEEYQSHFPIQENQTGSIIFINGKLVGVELFHDSNLYKNYHDKIVESYIPNAIKSGGETLAKVDYDVLLKDFIDNILDSNPESFDIHGLNDEYRIDDENITGSITLLDDDIISSSLFKKVES